Proteins co-encoded in one Desulfitobacterium hafniense DCB-2 genomic window:
- the nrdG gene encoding anaerobic ribonucleoside-triphosphate reductase activating protein, giving the protein MMDSCIRIAGIIGESIVDGPGIRLVVFAQGCPHHCPGCHNPETHAYEGGKSVAIAEILQRLAMNPLLDGITLSGGEPFAQAAGFALLAQSARQRGFHVMTYSGYTYEELTASSEQNPAWALLLEQTDLLVDGPFQLAERNLLLPFRGSENQRVIDVQESLRQGKVVLASV; this is encoded by the coding sequence ATGATGGACTCCTGCATCCGGATCGCAGGAATCATCGGGGAGTCCATTGTGGATGGCCCGGGCATACGCCTGGTGGTGTTCGCCCAGGGCTGTCCCCACCACTGTCCCGGCTGCCATAATCCTGAGACTCATGCTTACGAAGGAGGAAAAAGTGTTGCCATCGCGGAAATTCTTCAGCGTTTAGCCATGAACCCTCTTCTAGACGGCATCACCTTAAGCGGCGGGGAACCCTTTGCCCAGGCGGCCGGCTTTGCCTTGCTGGCACAGTCCGCCCGGCAGAGAGGCTTCCATGTCATGACTTACTCAGGATATACCTATGAAGAACTCACTGCCTCAAGTGAACAGAACCCCGCCTGGGCTCTCTTGCTGGAACAGACGGACCTCCTGGTGGACGGGCCTTTCCAATTGGCTGAAAGGAACCTTCTCTTACCCTTTAGGGGTTCGGAGAACCAGCGGGTTATCGATGTGCAGGAAAGTTTGAGACAGGGTAAGGTTGTTCTGGCCTCGGTTTAA